acacacacacacacacacacacacacacacacacacacacacacacacacacacaatttgtaAAATATTTGCAAACTTTGTTTTCAAATAATGCTtcttggtgtggtgtgtgcataTATCAATTTAACAAACTAACATCCCCACACAATGAGATAGCTAGgacaacacatacacaaacacccacTCACACAATCATACTCAGATACTTGAGCCTTTCTATACATATATTAATAAACCAAATATGCTGCAAATTTTCATTAATAAAATTATTTGATAATGAAAATTGAATGGATATCTATATCTAAAATTGAGCATTGAAGAATATAAAAATCTTACTgtctgctaacacacacacacacacacacacacacacacacacacacacacacacacacacacacacacacatatatatatatatatatatatatatatatatatatatatatatatatatatatatatatatatatatatatatatatatatatatatatatatatatatcaataggTAAAAGAACAAGTCAATAATTAAATATATGATATTGTTGACTAAAATTAATCACAATTTTTTAAATATCCTGCCACACAATCTGAGTTAGAGTTACAGTAGCACCAGATATATTTTTCAGATGGTCTGTAATGAGAAAACCTGTGATGACTTATGTTTTGATGGATATATTAATACACTAAGCAAAACTGGCACTGCAGCTAAGCCTCCAGCATTGAGGAAGTTTTATGTTCAGTAAGAGTCCTCAGCCTCCTCAGGACAAGCACTGCCATGTCTCTGGGATCATgctgaaaaataaagatcacaTATAAATCATAATGTTGGATAGTTCACTTCTCCCATTGATTTTGTCTGcaagataatgaaaacaatgaaaaatgaatgcaGGCAGCTATGCAAATACAATGAGGTGTAAGGATGGTGGGATGGATAAAAATGGGTAGCTACACAGTAATATGGTTCAGTCATCCTGAGAGGATGAAAAGTtaaatgatggtaaaaataaatatatgagagAAATTGAAGAtcctaataaataaaagacagctgcatggaagatggaaggatagaGTAAAGGAATATGAGATATATGTGAAAGATGtattaataaaacaagaaacttgagataatttGGACAAAGAGGGCAAGTAGGTTTCCTACACTAAAGAATGTTACTAATGAAAGATGTGGTCAGCGGCAAAAAGTCAAAAAGGCACTTGAATGATCAGTCTTTACATGTAGTGCCAATGATGGTCTCTTGGGAAATTCATCTAGTCTGCATACTAATTCCTCAGTGTTTTTATGCAATTGGGTTAGCCAAGAAAATATATTTACCTGAAAAATGTGGATCCCTGCAGAGGTCATGATGATAAGCTCAAAGCAGCCATCACCAGTAACATCACAATATGCTATGGAGAGCACAGGACATGGCAGCTTTATAGTATGCACTACCTTCCATGCAGCAGGtgatttctccttctcttcctcttcttcctcctctaccaacTTATATACCAGCACTACCTATGGGAAATATGACATGATATCAATCAGGTTGAGAAAGTGGTAATGGAGAATGCTTCACTCTCACAATTCATCAACTTACTTGCCCATACGTGCCAACGAGCACTTCATTCTTGCTGTCATGGTCAATATCACAAACAGTGCAGCACAGCACTACATCGTGTGCACTTGACTCAGGTAAGAGGCAGCTTTCATGAGACCCCAAGAAGTCcctgaaacacaacacaaatttCAAGTATTATAAGTAACACATGTGCAGTACAACAAAtgccttttatatattttagagGCCTAGTTAGAAGAGGAATAGCATATTGTAGTCATAAGCAAGACCACAACACCCAGTAAGCTACTAGCCACACATACCTGTATATAAAGCAAGACTCCAATGCAGTACACACTGCTATGTGGACTGCATCTTCCTCACAGTCCTGGTGATCCTGCAATCTGAAAGCTGAAATACCAAACGTTAGTTAGTTAACTCTTTAATAGAACACGATCTTGTTGTGGTGAAGACACCTGATCTAAGTAGCTATACTAGACAACTACTACCATATTATATGCCGTTTCACTCATTCTGGTTTGTTTTATATTGCCTCAAACAAGGTAATGGCTAACTGTAATGCCTAAAAACTAAACGTAACCACAACACAGTTAGTAGCTACTTTGAAATAATCACCaatcaaaattaaaataaatctgAGCTTTAGAAGAAAGATGCTGTGACAGAGATCAAATCCAGGACTCAGCATGGAAGGACAGTATGGTAAAGAATGAGCAATTAGTGCACTTCTTCCCTGAGCAAGATTGTGGGTCTTCCACATTTTGAACATTATAACTTTTAACACTCAAAAGCATAAACATGGTAACACAGTTAAGAGCCAATGTTCTCACCCACTCCTTGTATTGCTGACTGTTTTGGAATTTACAGCAAACAGAATTTTTACTTACTTAATAGGATACTAAATTGCGCGTGCAAATAGACAGAAATTTTACCATCATtaatattaaaggaaaagaatatggaatacaaaaacaaagaagtCTACAAAATATATCTTACCTTTGAGAAACTCAGGGACTGGCAGTGTGTTGTTCAGACGGAAAGTGTTGACTGTTGCCACAGGGTAATCCCAtgacactgactgactgctggTGACGCGTGGCAGAGGATCCAAAGTGACGCCAAACACCTCTACCTTCCCACCCTCACCAGCCACAGCTGATACACGTCTGtaacaacaaaagtaataaaaaaaaaagtttgtctaCTGGATGTCCAAATTATAAAATAGTACAAATAATGCAGCTGAATTTTTGGCATACCTCTTTTTATCTGGAGAATATAAGATATCCATCCACAGagtgatttgagtaaggttgcTGAACTCGGGGAAGGATGGTgagtctccttcctcctcctggtaggACACCTCATCTGAGTGGTACACATGGATGCGATGGTCACTGCCACTAAGCAGCCATACCGTCTGGCAAAacacatcgtcatcatcactattGTCAATGTTAATACTACTATATATATTTGATCAATATAAATGTCATTCATTATGGTGTAAATGTCATAATTATCCTTATCATCTTAACAAACAATATATGGATACAACAAAACTTAATGGCCAAATttgcataaaagaaagaaaatttaaagaacAAAACCAATTATgtatatacagacatacactGTAAAAAGTAAAGACTGATTTTATGTGGAAAAATGTATTACCTCCCATCCAGCCTTGCCATTAGTCTGTGTGTGGCAGAGGTAGTAAGGCACAAAATCTAAGTTGAGAGTAAGGCAGTTTTGAGACACCACCTCCAAGGCACTGTCTGAGTTCAGGTCCCAATCAgaatatatattaaagaaatgacTCTGCTGaccctttccatcttctttctgaAGAGAATTGAAAAACTTACTacagaaaaattataaatatagGAACAGAAATAAAACTATACAAGAGTAGTTCAGGTTCTGTATACAAGTAagaatttaaacacacacacacacacacacacacacacacacacacacacacacacacacacacacagtagctcaatggttagagcgctggcttcagaagccagaggaccggagttcgattccccagccaggtggagatatttgggtgtgtctcctttcacgtctagcccctgttcacctagcagtgagtaggtacgggatgtaaatcgaggaattgtgatcttgttgtcctggtgtgtagtgtgtgcctagtctcaggcctatccgaagatcagaaataatgagctctgagctcgttccatagggtaacgtctggctgtctcatcagagactgcagcagatcaaacagtgaaacacacacagcaatcaGCCACTGCAATACATTGACAAACAAATTTGCATGCAAGGAACTTATATAACTAAAGACAAATGTGACAAAGTAACTTTAAAAGCTTGACTCGATCCTGTAAATATACAATTAGGCAAGGATAATTaagtaacaacacacacataacttTCAGAAAGGCATGATGTATAACAAAAAGGGTTGGAAACATTTTGTCTTACCTTTATTATTGTGATTCCTATAATGAAATCTTCCTGAATGACAGATCTGTTCACAGCGTCAATGGACACTATTTCTGCCCCAGctgcaaagaaagaacaaataaaacttCAGAGACCAAATACATACTTGCTTCTTCCATAACTTCATTTCTGCAGTTAAAGCAGTGATCAGATTTTTCAGAAAATCCTTTCTCAGTTTCTACATCCACAATATTACACAAACACTGCTCACCAGGTATGTAAGTGAAAGGGACTTCTCTCATACAGGGCCGCCCATTCTTGTATTCTAAACAATATATctgtgaaaaaaagttaatgaccTGTTAACggctttctattattattagtttcttTACTGTGTCTGTCAATCCCAGTATTGGTGATATTGTATGTACTTGTAGTTATGGTGTAAATAAATTATTTAGGGTAAATCATGGCataaacagtttggcatatttggGTATTAGAAACAGTGGAAAAGCAAAGACCGAGGGAGCCACATTAGCAGCGAGCAGCCAGTCTGTTGATTGTTGTGTGACTGTGCCATTGCTACAGcaattttcttaagtttcttttcctgttatctcaatctatatttctatttctactctTATCCTTGAtcaacctatctctctctctctctctctgcagagaAGACGACATCATTAAATATTCCACTACCTAAACAAGTGAGTTTAAGAAAATACACATCGTCATAGAAATGCTTGCCTTTCTTTGTAGTGAGGCCACCAGCAGCTTTGTGTAACCCTGGGCATCTGTGAGGGGACTTAGGGTGTAAATGTTGCCTTGGGATGGTAGGCTGGAAGCAATAAACATCATCAATATCAAGATGGAAAGTAATGTTTAACAGATCATTGAGAATGTAAGACACACCACATTTGCTATCATACCTA
The window above is part of the Portunus trituberculatus isolate SZX2019 chromosome 14, ASM1759143v1, whole genome shotgun sequence genome. Proteins encoded here:
- the LOC123503452 gene encoding KICSTOR complex protein kaptin-like isoform X2, with amino-acid sequence MREVPFTYIPAGAEIVSIDAVNRSVIQEDFIIGITIIKKEDGKGQQSHFFNIYSDWDLNSDSALEVVSQNCLTLNLDFVPYYLCHTQTNGKAGWETVWLLSGSDHRIHVYHSDEVSYQEEEGDSPSFPEFSNLTQITLWMDILYSPDKKRRVSAVAGEGGKVEVFGVTLDPLPRVTSSQSVSWDYPVATVNTFRLNNTLPVPEFLKAFRLQDHQDCEEDAVHIAVCTALESCFIYRDFLGSHESCLLPESSAHDVVLCCTVCDIDHDSKNEVLVGTYGQVVLVYKLVEEEEEEEKEKSPAAWKVVHTIKLPCPVLSIAYCDVTGDGCFELIIMTSAGIHIFQHDPRDMAVLVLRRLRTLTEHKTSSMLEA
- the LOC123503452 gene encoding KICSTOR complex protein kaptin-like isoform X1, which gives rise to METKAKQVTQKEGLNFIDAHFFSLPSQGNIYTLSPLTDAQGYTKLLVASLQRKIYCLEYKNGRPCMREVPFTYIPAGAEIVSIDAVNRSVIQEDFIIGITIIKKEDGKGQQSHFFNIYSDWDLNSDSALEVVSQNCLTLNLDFVPYYLCHTQTNGKAGWETVWLLSGSDHRIHVYHSDEVSYQEEEGDSPSFPEFSNLTQITLWMDILYSPDKKRRVSAVAGEGGKVEVFGVTLDPLPRVTSSQSVSWDYPVATVNTFRLNNTLPVPEFLKAFRLQDHQDCEEDAVHIAVCTALESCFIYRDFLGSHESCLLPESSAHDVVLCCTVCDIDHDSKNEVLVGTYGQVVLVYKLVEEEEEEEKEKSPAAWKVVHTIKLPCPVLSIAYCDVTGDGCFELIIMTSAGIHIFQHDPRDMAVLVLRRLRTLTEHKTSSMLEA